In Rutidosis leptorrhynchoides isolate AG116_Rl617_1_P2 chromosome 2, CSIRO_AGI_Rlap_v1, whole genome shotgun sequence, one genomic interval encodes:
- the LOC139893222 gene encoding alkane hydroxylase MAH1-like, translating into MASLLYFDKLIFIIFLISCTVFFLRRRRGLPIDLPVLGMTLETLLNAHRIHDYVTDILKLSHGNFLLKGPWFANIHMLVTSDPANVHYMLSKNFHNYPKGPDFRFIFDILGDGIFNSDHELWELHRKTTMSLFKQPEFLTLLDMNIKNKVEKGLLPLLEQCQELDLQEIFQRFTFDNVCALLLDYDPESLSPNLPILPCEKAFTVVEEALLWRHILPTKVWKLQKRFGLGKEKKMKEAWKAFDDFIYKCLSRKEVEVEERGLLTSLMRGFEGQSGTSGDSRQFIKDAILNLMFAGRDTTSTSLSWFFYLLAQNPCVEKKIREEIKTQLGGEKWKCLGIKQLEGMNFLHGGICEALRLYPPVALEHKSPSEADILPSGHVVDKHTRIILSFYSMGRMKGIWGEDCMEFKPERWFSRGSIKHEPSYKFPAFHAGPRTCLGKEMSFIQMKMVASAIIFHYHVKLVQGHQVCPSDSVLLQMKYGLKVKLFPVISDRACE; encoded by the exons ATGGCTTCCCTTCTCTACTTTGATAAGCTTATTTTCATTATCTTCTTGATTTCATGTACCGTATTCTTTCTTCGTAGAAGGCGAGGTCTTCCTATCGATTTACCCGTTCTTGGTATGACGCTGGAAACGCTCTTAAACGCCCACCGTATCCATGATTACGTCACTGATATCCTAAAACTTAGTCACGGTAATTTCTTGCTTAAAGGTCCTTGGTTTGCCAATATACACATGCTAGTCACGTCTGATCCTGCCAACGTTCACTACATGTTGAGCAAGAATTTTCACAACTATCCGAAAGGCCCGGACTTTCGTTTCATCTTTGATATCCTTGGAGATGGTATATTCAACTCGGATCACGAGTTATGGGAACTTCATAGAAAAACAACCATGTCTTTATTCAAACAACCCGAGTTTCTTACTCTTTTGGATATGAACATAAAGAACAAAGTAGAGAaagggcttctacctcttcttgagCAATGTCAAGAGTTAGATTTACAAGAAATATTTCAAAGGTTCACTTTTGATAACGTATGTGCATTGCTTTTAGATTATGATCCTGAAAGCTTGTCTCCTAATTTACCTATCCTTCCATGTGAGAAGGCGTTCACAGTTGTCGAAGAAGCCCTTTTGTGGAGACATATTTTGCCAACGAAAGTTTGGAAGTTGCAGAAGAGATTTGGGTTGGGTAAGGAGAAAAAGATGAAGGAGGCTTGGAAGGCTTTTGATGACTTTATATACAAGTGTTTGTCTCGAAAAGAG GTAGAGGTTGAAGAGAGGGGATTGTTAACTTCCTTGATGAGAGGTTTTGAAGGACAGAGTGGGACTTCCGGCGACTCAAGGCAGTTCATAAAGGATGCCATACTAAATCTAATGTTCGCAGGGAGAGATACCACAAGCACATCTCtttcttggttcttttaccttcTTGCCCAAAACCCGTGCGTAGAGAAGAAGATTCGAGAAGAGATTAAGACGCAACTAGGAGGTGAAAAATGGAAATGTTTGGGTATAAAACAACTTGAAGGAATGAATTTTCTTCACGGAGGTATTTGTGAAGCTTTAAGGTTGTATCCTCCTGTTGCTTTGGAACATAAGTCTCCGTCTGAGGCAGACATTCTTCCAAGTGGTCACGTTGTAGATAAGCACACAAGAATAATTTTGTCTTTTTATTCAATGGGAAGAATGAAGGGGATATGGGGAGAGGATTGTATGGAATTTAAGCCGGAAAGATGGTTTTCGCGGGGCAGTATAAAACATGAACCGTCGTACAAGTTCCCCGCGTTTCATGCAGGACCAAGGACATGTTTAGGTAAGGAAATGAGTTTCATTCAGATGAAAATGGTGGCTAGTGCCATCATCTTTCATTACCATGTGAAATTGGTACAAGGTCACCAAGTTTGTCCAAGTGATTCTGTTTTACTTCAAATGAAATATGGCTTGAAGGTCAAGCTCTTCCCAGTTATTTCAGATCGAGCTTGCGAATAA
- the LOC139894593 gene encoding uncharacterized protein At4g14342 codes for MQASDRFNINSQLEHLQAKYVGTGHADMNRFEWAVNIQRDSYASYIGHYPMLGYFAIAENESIGRERYNFMQKMLLPCGLPPEREEE; via the exons ATGCAG GCTAGTGACAGGTTTAATATCAACTCTCAACTTGAGCATCTGCAAGCTAAGTACGTAGGAACAGGTCATGCAGACATGAACAGATT TGAATGGGCAGTTAATATCCAGAGAGACAGCTATGCGTCATATATTGGCCATTATCCAATGCTTGGCTATTTTGCAATAGCTGAAAACGAATCAATTGGGAGAGAACGCTACAATTTTATGCAG AAAATGTTGTTGCCATGTGGACTTCCACCAGAAAGAGAAGAGGAGTGA